GGCGAGCAGTTGGCGGATCTTGTGCGCGTTATAGGGCGCGCCGTGTGGGTGGGGCGGGAACTGGACTGAGCGGCTCTGGTCGGAACGGTACTGGACGGTACGGGGCAGGAGCAGCCGGGCGGGCCTTTTGGCCGCATCTTTTCGGCCATGTCTTTTGCGGCCATGTCTTTTGCGGTCTGACCATTTATGGCAAGCCCATACGCAAAAAGCCGCATGGCGGCCTTGGTACAGTGTGCTGCGTAGTGGTGGCGCGCTGGCTTGATGCCGTCCCGGCCTTTGGGCCAGAGCATTTTTCTTTCGAAATTGCCCTGGCCACTGCGCGGGCAGGTGTCAGCAGTGAAGCCTGTGCGCAGCTGCGGGCAAAGGCTGCGCGAAGACGGCACCGTTAGTTATGTGCGCGGTTACGTGCCGGAGCAAGCGTCCCGTAAACTTTGAGAATATGTATTCACAAAGGTAATCTGCTCTAGGGCTTGAGGGGCGGGCGCGGGTTCGCCACTGGCGCGGGGGTGGCGTCCACTTCATTGGCGCTGGCCAGGTTGCGGTTCCACGCCCGGATGGCTGCCCCCTGCGAGACGGACCATTGCTGTGAGGTCTGTCCACATGAGCAAACCACCCGCCAGACTTCCTGCCGCCGTCCTGGCGGCAACATGGATTCCAGAAAAACATTAGTGCCGCCGCAAACCAGACAAGGGCGAATCGTGTGTGGGTCAAGCTCTTTCATGCCCGGCAGCATAGCAGCTTTGGAACGTGTCCACAAGAAGTACGTGACGGCAGTTCGCCGAAAGCCCTTGACGGGCGCACGTCTTCCCAAGGAAGTACTGATTACAAAGCCTCCTGGAAACGCGCAGGTATTTCGTTTGGCAAGGCGCGATCTTTTTTTGAAGCAGGAGTGGACTCTTCCGTCCTTGACTGTTTCAAAAAAAGTGAAGCAAGTCCGCCAAACGAAATAAATCAGCGTTTCCCTAACGCTTTGCTGACGCCCCGTGGCGCAGGTTGTATCCGCGTGGCGCATCATGCGCCCCTGCAGCATGATAAACAAAATTTCTGGAGGACTTATGCGTTATCTTCTCGTTCTGATTGTGGCTGCCGCCATTGCCCTGCCTGTTCAGGCGGCCAATGCCGCTGGAAACACCGCCTCTGTGGGCGACTCCCAGGGCGTTGCGGCCCCGACGCCCCGCAAGGCCCCGCACGGACAAAAGCAGTCCGTGGCAAAGCTGCAGGAAGTGGATACCATTGCCAAGGCCTTGACGGCTCCCAATAAAAGCCCGGCCACCATCGTGGGCAACATTGTGGAGAAGGTTGCGGGCAAAAAGAACCACTATATTGTGGACGACGGCACCGGTCGCATGACGGTGGCCATCGGCCCCAAGGCCCTCAAGGGTATGAATCTGACCCCCGACATGAAGGTCAGCCTCAAGGGCAGAATCAGGGCTGCCGCTGGCAAGGCCCCTGTCATGGGCGTCAGGGCCGTCACCATTATCAAGTAAATTTTTTTCTGTCCCGTGGCGGACGGGAAGCCTCATGCCCTGCGGTCCGCTTTATGCCGCAGGGCCTGCAAATTTCGGCTTGGCATCGCGTGGTCTGTTTTTGATGGCTTTTGAGCTGTCCCACATGAAAAGCCGCGCAATTGTCTTGCGCTAAACCGTAAAAAAATCCACGCTGAAAAATGATGCTGGCCATTTGCCGCAAGCAGGCATGCGGGCCACGATCCGGTTACAAGGGCCATATACAGGCCATGTACAGGCCAGGCACACGGCCCAAGGGGCAAGCGCCAGCGGTACCGCCCGCGAGGCGGCCCTGGGTTCTGCTGCGACGCCCCTGCGGCCTGACCTGCGGCCTGGCCTCGCAAGCGGCCCTGCAATCGGTTTGCCAATGGCTCCGTGCTCGGCACTGCCGGACAAACCCGGACAAACCCGGACAGGCCCGGATAAGCCCGAACGGGCTGGACAGGCCCGGATAAGCCAGCCAGGCCGCGCACCTTCACAGCTCCCAAAATCAAGGATAACAGCTACCGCATGAAGGACTTCAGAACAGCGAGCCGAAAAGCGGAAGCACAACATATAGGATTACTGCCATGCGTATAGCACTGTTATTGATGTTGCTCCTTCTGTCCGTACCGGCCCACGCGGCCTTTCAGGGCTCTGGCGGCTTCAAGGGTCCCACTGTGGGCGTTGAAATCACCTCCGTCAAACAGGCGCTGGAAGGCGCGGACGAGGCCCCGGTGCTGCTTACCGGCGCCATTATCGGCCGCAAGGCAGGCAGTGATGACAACTACATCTTCAGGGACGCCACGGGTGAAATAACCGTGGATATAGATCATACTGTCTTTGGCGGCCGCACCGTCACCCCTGAAAATACCGTGAAGCTCTCCGGAAAAGTGGACAAGGACCTGCTGGAACCTGCCAAGGTTGACGTCAAGGTTCTGAAAATTCTGAACTGATTGTGCTGCGCGGCCGTGTGTGCATCTGGCCGCGCGCTCTATGGAGACTGCGTATGCGAGTGTTGGCAGTGCTGCTGGCCCTGGCCATAGGTTTCGCCGGGGAGGCCTTTTCTGGCGGAACCGTGTGTGCTGCGGGCTTTGAAGGCCCCGGCGTGGCGGCCACCGTTACCCGCGCCGCTGATGTGCTGGGCGCGCAGGACGATGCGCCCTGCGTGCTGGAAGGGCATATTGTTGAAAAGCTGCCCCGCCGCAAAAACCGCTACCTTTTTGAGGATCACAGCGGCAAGGTTACTGTGGAAATCAAGAATGACGTGTTCGGGCATCTTACGGTGACGCCGCGCGACAAGGTGCGCCTGCTCGGTCATATAGACTGGAACCGCAAGCGCACCAATGAGGTTCAGGTGGAAGCCCTGGCAATCACCGGCACCGTGGACGCGCACGACTCGCCGGGGCGGTGATCCATGTCGCGCTCTCTCCTGCTTGTGGAAGATAACGAGGACATCCTCGCCAATCTTTACGCTTTTTTTGAGCCCATGGGCTATGTTCTGGATTGTGCCCGCAACGGCAAGGCCGGACTTCAGATGGCCCTTGAGCACGATTTTGACTGCATCGTGCTGGACGTCATGCTGCCTGGGCTGGACGGCGTGAGCCTGTGCCGTTGTCTGCGGCAGGAGCACAAATGCGCCACGCCCGTCATCATGCTCACGGCGCGGGATGCCGTGGCCGACAGGGTGACGGGGCTTGAGGCCGGGGCTGACGACTATCTGGTCAAGCCTTTTGCCTTCAGGGAACTGGAGGCGCGCATCCGGGCCTTGCTGCGGCGGGGCCGCATGCAGAGCGCCACGGGAAGGGACAAGGGCGGACTGTGGACCTGCGCCGACCTCACGCTGAACGATGAAGAGCATTGGGCCGCGCGTCAGGGGCGGCGGCTGCGTCTGAGTCCTACGGGATTCCGTATTTTGAAGGAACTGCTGCGCGTGGCGCCGGGGCTTGTGCGCCGTCAGCATCTGGAACAGGTGCTGTGGGGCGACGAACCGCCGGAAGGCAGCGCGCTGCGCACCCATATTCATGAGTTGCGGCGCGAGCTGGACAAGCCTTTTGGCCTGCCCCTGCTGCACACGGTGCCGCACGTGGGCTACCGCTTGAGTCCCGACCCCGCCGAGGGCGGCGCGCCCGACGTTGCGCCCGATGTTGCGCCCGATGTTGCGCCCAACTCTGCGGTAAATGAGGCTTCATCAGGCCCGGCCAGCCCGTCTCGCCCGGCCAGCCCGGCCAACCCGGCCAGCGCCTGTACTGACAAGGATGTGGCCTGATGGCTCCCGCTTTTACGCCGCCGCCTACCTCTTCACACGTCAGGCCGCCAGCCCGGAGCGGCACCGTTTTTGCGCGCCGTATCCTGGTGGCTTTTGTTTTTCTGGCCTTGGGCATGGGAACGGCCCTGAGCATTGTGGGGCACCTTTCCTTTGATTATCTGGGCACCTATCTGGTGGGCTGGCATGCCCGTCCGGTGATGGAAACCCTCATTGAGGCCGAAAAGCGCGCCTGGGAGGCTGAAGACAGCGGGCGCGACCAGTTGTATTATGGCGAAGATCTGGCGACGGCCATGCACTGGACGTTTCTGGTGGGCAAGCAGGTATCGCCGCAGTGGCGCGACCTGCCCGACGGCCTGCACTTTGTGGAGAACGATGCCGAGTTTGTTCTCATAGAGCGCCGTGACGGCGTGGAGTATATGCTCCGTGGCGGCACTGGCGGCTTTCAGGCGCTCAAGGATCGCCTCAACGGCATCCTGCTGCTCTGCGCGCTGGCCGGGCTGGCCGTGGCGGTGCTTCTGGCCGTGGTTTTGAGCCGCCGTCTTACCGATCCCCTGCGGCGGCTTACTCTGGCGGTGGAGGGGCGTCCCGCTGCGGGAATGAACCGCATGGCCGCTGGCTCTGAGGCCGCGCGCGACCCGAACTCCGCAATGCGGGCCGATCCGCAGGCCGATCGGGCCATGACCGTGCTCGTCACGCCCGCCGACATCCCCATGACGGACATGGATGACGAAGTCGGCGTGCTGGCCCGCGCCATTGCCGCCCGCGAGGAGGCGCTTTGGCGTTTTGTGCAGCGTGAAAGCCATTTTACGGGCGATGTGAGCCACGAACTGCGCACGCCGCTCACGGTCATGCAGGGCGGGCTTGAGGTGCTGGAACTGCGCCTGGAACGCCTGCAGCAGGGTGAAGATCTGGCCCCTGTGGTCAGCAGGCTTTTGCGCACCACGGGCCGCATGAGCGATACGGTGCGCACGCTTCTGCTGCTGGCCCGCCGCCCTGAAGAAATACAGTTTCAGGTTCTGGACTGCGCCGCCTTGTTGCGGGAAGTCATAGGCGAGATGGAGCGCGAAGGGCTGGCGCACGCGAAAGAAGTGGCTGGCGAATCCGGCAATGCTTCTGCAGCAAGCTGTTTGCCCCACTTGGTGGAGCTGATGCTGCGCAGCGAGCCTTCGCCTGAGCAGCGAAGCGGCGATTCGTCTGCGCCTGAGCCGCACGGTGATTTGTCTGCGCCTGAGCCGCGAGACGGCGATTCGTCCGAGCCTGAACCGCAGGGAGGCGATTCGTCCGAGCCTGAAGCGCAGGGCGGCGATTCGTCCGGGCCTGTACTGTCCCATAACGTTTTTGCCGGGCCGCCCCGCGCGGCGTCCACAGGCCCGTCCGCACGAGCCTCGGCAGGAGCCTCCGCCCGCCCGCGTTCCTTCGCGCCCCCCGCAGTGGCCCTGTCCACGGCCATGCCCGCGCACGCGCCAGCGCGCGCCCAAAGGGAACTTGCGATAATCATTTTCAAGAATTTGCTGGACAATGCCTGCAAGTACACCGAAAATGGCCGCGCCTTTGTGCTCCTTGA
This DNA window, taken from Desulfovibrio sp. 86, encodes the following:
- a CDS encoding NirD/YgiW/YdeI family stress tolerance protein, translating into MRVLAVLLALAIGFAGEAFSGGTVCAAGFEGPGVAATVTRAADVLGAQDDAPCVLEGHIVEKLPRRKNRYLFEDHSGKVTVEIKNDVFGHLTVTPRDKVRLLGHIDWNRKRTNEVQVEALAITGTVDAHDSPGR
- a CDS encoding response regulator transcription factor, with amino-acid sequence MSRSLLLVEDNEDILANLYAFFEPMGYVLDCARNGKAGLQMALEHDFDCIVLDVMLPGLDGVSLCRCLRQEHKCATPVIMLTARDAVADRVTGLEAGADDYLVKPFAFRELEARIRALLRRGRMQSATGRDKGGLWTCADLTLNDEEHWAARQGRRLRLSPTGFRILKELLRVAPGLVRRQHLEQVLWGDEPPEGSALRTHIHELRRELDKPFGLPLLHTVPHVGYRLSPDPAEGGAPDVAPDVAPDVAPNSAVNEASSGPASPSRPASPANPASACTDKDVA
- a CDS encoding NirD/YgiW/YdeI family stress tolerance protein, which codes for MRYLLVLIVAAAIALPVQAANAAGNTASVGDSQGVAAPTPRKAPHGQKQSVAKLQEVDTIAKALTAPNKSPATIVGNIVEKVAGKKNHYIVDDGTGRMTVAIGPKALKGMNLTPDMKVSLKGRIRAAAGKAPVMGVRAVTIIK
- a CDS encoding histidine kinase dimerization/phospho-acceptor domain-containing protein, producing MAPAFTPPPTSSHVRPPARSGTVFARRILVAFVFLALGMGTALSIVGHLSFDYLGTYLVGWHARPVMETLIEAEKRAWEAEDSGRDQLYYGEDLATAMHWTFLVGKQVSPQWRDLPDGLHFVENDAEFVLIERRDGVEYMLRGGTGGFQALKDRLNGILLLCALAGLAVAVLLAVVLSRRLTDPLRRLTLAVEGRPAAGMNRMAAGSEAARDPNSAMRADPQADRAMTVLVTPADIPMTDMDDEVGVLARAIAAREEALWRFVQRESHFTGDVSHELRTPLTVMQGGLEVLELRLERLQQGEDLAPVVSRLLRTTGRMSDTVRTLLLLARRPEEIQFQVLDCAALLREVIGEMEREGLAHAKEVAGESGNASAASCLPHLVELMLRSEPSPEQRSGDSSAPEPHGDLSAPEPRDGDSSEPEPQGGDSSEPEAQGGDSSGPVLSHNVFAGPPRAASTGPSARASAGASARPRSFAPPAVALSTAMPAHAPARAQRELAIIIFKNLLDNACKYTENGRAFVLLESGRMLVGNKGRTPCDVDIFARGVRRRTTTDHNAYGDGAGYGLGLSLAQRACERLGWLLELLPSAYIGAEEITVFRLIFPPAAQGEDV
- a CDS encoding YgiW/YdeI family stress tolerance OB fold protein, with translation MRIALLLMLLLLSVPAHAAFQGSGGFKGPTVGVEITSVKQALEGADEAPVLLTGAIIGRKAGSDDNYIFRDATGEITVDIDHTVFGGRTVTPENTVKLSGKVDKDLLEPAKVDVKVLKILN